The Skermanella pratensis genome has a window encoding:
- a CDS encoding tetratricopeptide repeat protein translates to MATRLGAALGAAMLLAAGLTGGPDPAAAQQAAPAGSGPAASDTVVRVRAGVHPDRNRLVFDWPGAVDYSVAQRGDTVQITFSRPGQADFSRLQRVRLRNVPTVGQAAVDGRLVVQITIPPGSEIKDFRTGAGGVALDIVDPPRREAAAPAPAAAPLAQPAAQPQRVTTPAPAPPAAQPAPAAQAAQLAPAAPAKAAASALSAPARSERPPAPLPQAQPAAPASRAVPEPPPPSAAPLQPVAAQPLSPGGAETWRGTVSVEAQEPAAAAVYVRAGYLYAVFGRPLDLEGRIKVDALIPGLGGPETVPMRGATAFRMAVPDGLEPTVARDGNTWRIALAPRAAARPEGLPVDAQRDFPLGARLVVGVPDARQVVQMNDPMAGDQLLLVPLPNPGQAVVEPHGFAQLRLLPAAQGIVVQPLEDTVAVRPIRDGVEVTTAGGLMLSPPGDLVGVSPTRLSGRGRELQSPTGLFDLAKWKRGPSGEFNKLRQEVQRAVVTAPEAERDRARMDLAHFYFAHGYAAESLGLLGLLAGNQPDLETRPEFLALRGAARLLYGDPQSAADDLANPALDGKEEATLWRAAAAAARGDWPAAARDFDRVRAKLDGYPDPFFTKLAALAVDARVRTGDRAGAARMLETLARRTGGEFERKPAGQFRRAQLQQLAGDKDGAAASFRAAADGTDRLYRTRAELALVDIELEQGKLTPADAAARLERLRFAWRGDDLELDILQRLGETYMKANNHAEGFNTIRQAVALFPESPRAAELSRGLSDSFANLFIKDGAAALPPVEALGLYDQFKDLAPEGPRGDLVVRMLAERMVEIDLLGRAGDLLQAQVAGKLKGAEKGEVGARLAEIRLQDGKPDHALSAIDQSEVPDLSAEMVARRRVLRARALADLKRYGEAVALLKEDSSQSAELMRVDIAWRGAQWAEAAAGLAKVIGPPPPGGTPLSKDKADLVLNQAVALSLAGDAAGLDRLRGQFAAAMEGTSHADTFRVLARPGQSGGLIDLASIQSRVKEVGTFQKFLSNRQGGQAVN, encoded by the coding sequence ATGGCAACCCGGCTGGGCGCGGCACTCGGGGCCGCGATGCTGCTCGCCGCCGGGTTGACCGGGGGTCCCGATCCGGCCGCGGCTCAGCAGGCCGCTCCCGCGGGCTCCGGCCCGGCAGCCTCGGACACCGTGGTCCGGGTCCGCGCGGGCGTGCATCCCGACCGTAACCGGCTGGTGTTCGACTGGCCGGGAGCGGTCGACTATTCCGTCGCCCAGCGGGGCGATACCGTCCAGATCACCTTCTCCAGGCCGGGGCAGGCCGACTTCTCGCGGCTGCAGCGGGTCCGCCTGCGCAACGTGCCGACGGTCGGGCAGGCGGCCGTCGATGGCCGGCTGGTCGTGCAGATCACCATACCGCCCGGCAGCGAGATCAAGGATTTCCGCACCGGGGCCGGCGGCGTTGCCCTCGACATCGTCGATCCGCCCCGCCGGGAAGCCGCCGCTCCGGCCCCTGCGGCGGCGCCCCTTGCACAGCCCGCCGCCCAGCCGCAGCGGGTGACGACGCCGGCTCCCGCACCGCCGGCCGCCCAGCCCGCCCCCGCGGCGCAAGCCGCCCAGCTCGCCCCCGCGGCGCCGGCCAAAGCTGCGGCTTCCGCTCTATCCGCCCCGGCCAGATCGGAGCGGCCACCGGCACCGCTGCCCCAGGCCCAGCCCGCGGCTCCGGCCTCCCGCGCGGTGCCGGAGCCGCCGCCGCCTTCGGCCGCCCCGCTTCAGCCCGTGGCGGCGCAGCCGCTGTCCCCAGGCGGCGCCGAGACATGGCGCGGCACCGTGTCGGTGGAGGCGCAGGAACCCGCGGCGGCGGCCGTGTATGTCCGAGCCGGATATCTATACGCCGTGTTCGGACGACCGCTGGACCTCGAGGGCCGGATCAAGGTGGATGCGCTGATCCCCGGGCTCGGAGGGCCGGAGACGGTGCCCATGCGGGGCGCCACCGCTTTCCGCATGGCGGTTCCCGACGGGCTGGAGCCTACCGTGGCGCGCGACGGCAATACCTGGCGCATCGCCCTGGCCCCGCGCGCCGCGGCCCGGCCCGAAGGGCTGCCGGTCGATGCCCAGCGCGATTTCCCGCTCGGCGCCCGGCTGGTCGTCGGGGTGCCCGACGCCCGGCAGGTGGTCCAGATGAACGACCCGATGGCGGGGGACCAGCTCCTTCTGGTGCCGCTGCCCAATCCCGGGCAGGCGGTGGTCGAGCCTCACGGGTTCGCCCAGCTCCGCCTGCTGCCGGCGGCGCAGGGCATCGTCGTCCAGCCGCTGGAGGATACGGTCGCGGTCCGGCCGATCCGCGACGGCGTGGAGGTGACCACCGCCGGCGGGCTGATGCTGTCGCCGCCCGGCGACCTGGTCGGGGTGTCGCCGACCCGGCTGAGCGGACGGGGCCGGGAGTTGCAGTCTCCGACCGGGCTGTTCGATCTGGCGAAATGGAAGCGCGGCCCGAGCGGCGAGTTCAACAAGCTGCGCCAGGAGGTCCAGCGGGCGGTCGTCACGGCGCCCGAGGCGGAGCGCGACCGCGCCCGCATGGACCTCGCGCATTTCTACTTCGCCCACGGCTACGCCGCGGAGAGCCTCGGCCTGCTGGGATTGCTCGCGGGCAACCAGCCCGACCTGGAAACCCGGCCCGAGTTCCTGGCGCTGCGCGGCGCCGCGCGGCTGCTCTACGGCGACCCGCAGTCGGCCGCCGACGACCTCGCCAACCCGGCGCTGGACGGTAAGGAGGAGGCGACCCTGTGGCGTGCCGCGGCTGCGGCTGCGCGCGGCGACTGGCCGGCGGCGGCGCGCGACTTCGACCGTGTCCGCGCCAAGCTCGACGGCTACCCGGACCCGTTCTTCACCAAGCTGGCCGCCCTGGCGGTGGATGCGCGCGTCCGCACCGGCGACCGTGCCGGCGCCGCCCGCATGCTGGAAACCCTGGCGCGGCGGACCGGCGGCGAGTTCGAGCGCAAGCCGGCCGGGCAGTTCCGCCGCGCCCAGCTCCAGCAGCTGGCCGGCGACAAGGACGGCGCCGCGGCGTCCTTCCGGGCGGCTGCGGACGGCACCGACCGGCTGTACCGGACCCGGGCGGAGCTGGCCCTGGTCGATATCGAGCTTGAGCAGGGAAAACTGACGCCGGCCGACGCGGCGGCACGGCTGGAGCGGCTGCGTTTCGCCTGGCGCGGCGACGACCTCGAACTGGACATCCTGCAGCGCCTGGGCGAGACCTACATGAAGGCGAACAATCACGCCGAAGGTTTCAACACGATCCGGCAGGCCGTCGCCCTGTTCCCCGAAAGTCCGCGGGCGGCCGAACTGTCCCGCGGCCTGTCCGACAGCTTCGCCAACCTGTTCATCAAGGACGGCGCCGCGGCGCTCCCGCCGGTCGAGGCGCTGGGGCTGTACGACCAGTTCAAGGATCTCGCCCCCGAGGGGCCGCGCGGCGACCTGGTGGTCCGCATGCTGGCCGAGCGGATGGTCGAGATCGACCTGCTCGGGCGCGCCGGCGACCTGCTCCAAGCCCAGGTCGCGGGCAAGCTCAAGGGAGCCGAGAAGGGCGAGGTCGGCGCCCGGCTCGCCGAGATCCGGCTTCAGGACGGCAAGCCCGACCATGCTCTGTCGGCGATCGACCAGTCTGAGGTTCCCGATCTTTCCGCGGAGATGGTGGCCCGGCGGCGTGTGCTGCGCGCCCGCGCACTGGCCGACCTGAAGCGCTACGGCGAGGCGGTGGCACTCCTGAAGGAGGACTCCAGCCAGTCGGCGGAACTGATGCGGGTGGACATCGCGTGGCGCGGTGCCCAGTGGGCCGAGGCGGCGGCCGGCCTCGCCAAGGTGATCGGCCCGCCACCGCCGGGCGGCACGCCGCTTTCGAAGGACAAGGCCGACCTGGTGCTGAACCAGGCGGTGGCCTTGTCCCTGGCCGGGGATGCCGCCGGGCTCGACCGGTTGCGCGGTCAGTTCGCCGCGGCCATGGAGGGGACGTCCCACGCCGACACCTTCCGGGTGCTGGCCCGTCCGGGGCAGTCCGGCGGGCTGATCGACCTGGCCTCGATCCAATCACGGGTCAAGGAGGTCGGCACCTTCCAGAAGTTCCTCTCCAACCGGCAGGGCGGGCAGGCGGTGAACTGA
- a CDS encoding protein phosphatase CheZ has protein sequence MTTAHIGSTPPLHQRLALARDEIRQPFAREEVAEIVTAVLTSMEGDVSAADLKLYGELEALARYIQHAKREIAAIRPDDIGSEHIASATDELDAVVGATEDATNRIMDSCDVIGAIAGKVDPENGAALTAAVTAIFEACNFQDITGQRITKVVRTLKHIEGRIDVLIQALGDEVQKTHRDAAAAADPGDESSLLNGPQLPGNAIDQSEIDKLLASFD, from the coding sequence ATGACGACCGCCCATATCGGCTCGACCCCGCCGCTCCACCAGCGCCTGGCGCTGGCGCGCGATGAAATCCGGCAACCCTTCGCCCGGGAGGAGGTCGCCGAGATCGTGACCGCCGTGCTGACCTCCATGGAGGGCGACGTCTCCGCCGCCGACCTGAAGCTCTACGGCGAGCTGGAGGCGCTGGCGCGCTACATCCAGCATGCCAAGCGCGAGATCGCGGCGATCCGCCCGGACGACATCGGCAGCGAGCATATCGCGAGCGCCACCGACGAACTGGACGCCGTGGTCGGCGCCACCGAGGACGCGACCAACCGCATCATGGATTCCTGCGACGTGATCGGCGCCATCGCCGGCAAGGTCGATCCGGAGAACGGCGCCGCGCTGACCGCCGCCGTCACCGCCATCTTCGAGGCCTGCAACTTCCAGGACATTACCGGGCAGCGCATCACCAAGGTGGTCCGCACGCTCAAGCATATCGAGGGCAGGATCGACGTGCTGATCCAGGCCCTGGGCGACGAGGTCCAGAAGACCCACCGGGACGCCGCCGCGGCGGCCGACCCGGGCGACGAGTCCTCGCTGCTGAACGGCCCCCAGCTTCCGGGCAACGCGATCGATCAGAGCGAGATCGACAAGTTGCTCGCCAGCTTCGACTGA
- a CDS encoding MotE family protein, translating to MSKPERPAKSPAPAKPSKAPAGPAAPVTTLSLPSRFRPRLLPLTIFVAVLMLGVRVGDIWLAIGGGMRDPIAVVQAQEPAAKPGATPAPAAPAAAPPAPSPQPALAPVPPLRIMTASTGESEGQAFGNVQAEVFQRLTERREEMDRRARELDQREALLTAAQQRIDQKVAELTELRTNIEGLLRQVDEKQAAQLESLVKIYETMKPKDAARIFEALDMPVLLNVMERMKEAKSAPILAAMDPLKAKEVTASLADRSALPTIPQ from the coding sequence ATGTCCAAACCCGAACGCCCCGCCAAATCCCCGGCTCCGGCCAAGCCCTCGAAGGCTCCCGCCGGACCGGCGGCCCCCGTCACGACGCTGAGCCTGCCGTCCCGTTTCCGGCCGCGCCTGCTGCCGCTCACCATCTTCGTCGCGGTCCTGATGCTGGGCGTCAGGGTGGGCGATATCTGGCTGGCGATCGGCGGCGGGATGCGCGATCCGATCGCCGTCGTCCAGGCCCAGGAGCCTGCGGCCAAGCCCGGTGCCACGCCGGCCCCGGCTGCCCCGGCCGCCGCTCCGCCGGCCCCGTCGCCGCAACCCGCCCTGGCGCCCGTCCCGCCGTTGCGGATCATGACCGCCTCGACCGGCGAGAGCGAGGGGCAAGCCTTCGGCAATGTCCAGGCCGAGGTGTTCCAGCGGCTGACCGAACGGCGGGAGGAAATGGACCGGCGCGCCCGCGAGCTTGACCAGCGCGAAGCCCTGCTGACTGCAGCGCAGCAGCGGATCGACCAGAAGGTGGCCGAACTGACCGAGCTGCGGACCAACATCGAGGGACTGCTCCGCCAAGTCGACGAGAAGCAGGCCGCCCAGCTCGAAAGCCTGGTCAAGATCTATGAGACGATGAAGCCCAAGGACGCCGCCCGGATCTTCGAGGCGCTCGACATGCCGGTGCTGCTCAACGTGATGGAGCGCATGAAGGAGGCCAAGAGCGCCCCGATCCTCGCGGCGATGGATCCGCTGAAAGCCAAGGAGGTCACGGCATCGCTCGCCGACCGCAGCGCCCTGCCCACCATACCCCAATGA
- a CDS encoding DUF6468 domain-containing protein codes for MTITFPLILDVLIVVLLSATIGFAIVLNRRLTRLRDSKDELDALVKGFADAAGRAETSVAGMKDTAAKVAETLQKSIDRAQTMRDELQFMIEAADSLASRLEGSVGSHALRAATGPAPAAIKAGAMPKPAAAASPQTPAGPARPAKAEAPARRAAPPSGPPNGAQHPAVPHAAPAGHAEQPAPIPSPAPPQEARSRAERELLRALENLR; via the coding sequence ATGACCATCACGTTCCCCCTCATCCTGGACGTCCTCATCGTCGTCCTGCTGTCGGCGACCATCGGATTCGCCATCGTGCTGAACCGCCGGCTGACCCGTCTGCGCGACAGCAAGGACGAACTGGACGCGCTGGTCAAGGGATTCGCCGATGCGGCCGGCCGGGCCGAGACCAGCGTCGCCGGCATGAAGGACACGGCGGCCAAGGTCGCCGAAACCCTTCAGAAGTCGATCGACCGGGCCCAGACCATGCGCGATGAGCTGCAGTTCATGATCGAGGCCGCCGACAGCCTGGCGAGCCGCCTGGAAGGCTCGGTCGGCAGCCACGCGCTGCGCGCCGCGACCGGCCCGGCTCCCGCCGCGATCAAGGCGGGCGCCATGCCGAAGCCCGCCGCCGCGGCATCGCCGCAGACCCCGGCCGGTCCTGCGCGGCCGGCCAAGGCCGAAGCACCCGCGCGCCGCGCGGCACCCCCGTCCGGTCCGCCCAACGGGGCACAGCATCCGGCGGTGCCGCATGCCGCGCCCGCCGGCCATGCGGAGCAGCCGGCACCCATCCCATCCCCGGCGCCGCCGCAGGAGGCCCGCTCGCGGGCCGAACGCGAACTCCTGCGCGCCCTTGAAAACCTGCGCTAG
- the fliM gene encoding flagellar motor switch protein FliM: MSDLKLDGLSDEERLAAEWAALADEGSDGGGDVGGGTSTRVLNQDEIDSLLGFDSDGSGDGDNSGLMALVNSALVNYERLPMLEVVFDRLVRMMSTSLRNFTSDNVEVSLDQISSVRFGDYLNSIPLPAMLSVFKAEEWDNYGLMVVDSALIYSIVDVLLGGRRGTAAMRIEGRPYTTIERNLVERMVHVVLSDLSAAFDPLSPVTFRFDRLETNPRFATIARPANAAVLAKLRIDMEDRGGRLELLIPYATLEPVRELLLQMFMGEKFGRDSIWETHLASELWMTEVQISAVLDEITVQLYDVLNWKVGTRILLNATPDDTIELRCGDVPMFDGRMGRKGGHIAVRIEREAPREEDTRR; encoded by the coding sequence ATGAGCGACCTTAAGCTGGACGGGCTGAGCGACGAGGAGCGGCTGGCCGCCGAGTGGGCGGCGCTGGCCGACGAGGGCAGCGATGGCGGCGGCGACGTGGGCGGCGGCACCTCGACCCGCGTGCTCAACCAGGACGAGATCGACAGCCTGCTGGGCTTCGACAGCGACGGCTCGGGCGACGGCGACAATTCCGGCCTGATGGCGCTGGTCAACAGCGCGCTGGTCAACTACGAGCGCCTGCCCATGCTGGAGGTGGTGTTCGACCGCCTCGTCCGCATGATGTCGACGTCGCTCCGCAACTTCACCTCCGACAACGTCGAGGTCAGCCTCGACCAGATCTCCTCGGTCCGGTTCGGCGACTATCTCAACTCCATCCCGCTGCCGGCCATGCTGTCCGTCTTCAAGGCGGAGGAATGGGACAATTACGGCCTGATGGTGGTGGACAGCGCGCTGATCTACTCCATCGTGGACGTGCTGCTGGGCGGGCGGCGCGGCACCGCCGCGATGCGCATCGAGGGCCGCCCCTATACCACGATCGAGCGGAACCTGGTCGAGCGCATGGTCCATGTGGTGCTCAGCGACCTGTCCGCCGCCTTCGACCCGCTGTCGCCGGTGACCTTCCGGTTCGACCGGCTGGAGACCAATCCGCGCTTCGCGACCATCGCACGGCCGGCCAACGCCGCCGTGCTGGCCAAGCTGCGCATCGACATGGAAGACCGCGGCGGCCGCCTGGAGCTGCTGATCCCCTACGCGACGCTGGAGCCGGTGCGCGAGCTTCTGCTCCAGATGTTCATGGGCGAGAAGTTCGGCCGCGACTCGATCTGGGAGACCCACCTGGCCAGCGAGCTGTGGATGACCGAGGTCCAGATCAGCGCCGTCCTCGACGAGATCACGGTGCAGCTCTACGACGTGCTGAACTGGAAGGTCGGCACCCGCATCCTGCTCAACGCCACGCCCGACGACACGATCGAGCTGCGCTGCGGCGACGTGCCCATGTTCGACGGCCGCATGGGACGCAAGGGCGGCCACATCGCGGTCCGCATCGAGCGCGAGGCCCCGCGCGAGGAGGACACCCGGAGATGA
- a CDS encoding flagellar basal body-associated FliL family protein: protein MAGATHEEDEGAGGEAPARKKFSGKKLVLFVILPLLLVLGGGAAAFFAGVFSPAEPAAEEGHGEAAPADGGHGAPKADDHGGGHGAPGAGGVFFNVPDLVVNLNSTGRRPSFLKISISIEVGRPEDMPEIEKVMPRIVDNFQVYLRELRLEDLRGSAGIYRLREELLMRVGVAAQPVQVKDVLFREMLIQ from the coding sequence ATGGCGGGTGCAACGCACGAGGAAGATGAGGGAGCAGGCGGCGAAGCGCCGGCGCGCAAGAAGTTCAGCGGCAAGAAGCTGGTGCTGTTCGTCATCCTGCCGCTGCTTCTCGTCCTGGGCGGCGGAGCCGCCGCGTTCTTCGCCGGCGTCTTCAGTCCCGCCGAACCCGCCGCCGAGGAAGGGCACGGCGAGGCGGCGCCCGCCGACGGCGGGCACGGCGCGCCGAAGGCCGACGACCATGGCGGCGGACACGGCGCACCGGGTGCCGGCGGCGTGTTCTTCAACGTGCCGGACCTGGTGGTCAACCTGAACAGCACCGGACGGCGCCCCAGCTTCCTCAAGATCAGCATCAGCATAGAGGTCGGCCGGCCGGAGGATATGCCGGAGATCGAGAAGGTCATGCCCCGTATCGTCGACAATTTCCAGGTCTACCTCCGCGAATTGCGGCTGGAGGATCTGCGCGGCTCCGCCGGGATCTACCGCCTGCGCGAGGAACTGCTGATGCGCGTCGGCGTCGCCGCCCAGCCGGTGCAGGTCAAGGACGTCCTGTTCCGCGAAATGCTGATCCAGTGA
- the flgF gene encoding flagellar basal-body rod protein FlgF: MENPIYIALSRQDALRRQMDVVANNLANMTTPAYKNQRMMFLEYLVKPAATPVEKVSMVQDYGVLRNTAVGPISSTGNPLDVALQGDGYLTVETRDGQRFTRNGRLQLDLDRQIVDTNGLPVLNEQDLPMTVPQNSGPVTITADGTVSSDQGQIGRIKLVRFEREQFMTELGGGIFTTDEPPLPAPETKVVQGAVEESNVQSVVEMTQMIEISRQYAVNQKMIEAEHERQRNAITKLSRLS, from the coding sequence ATGGAAAACCCCATCTACATCGCCCTGTCGCGTCAGGACGCGCTTCGCCGGCAGATGGACGTGGTCGCCAACAACCTCGCCAACATGACGACGCCGGCCTACAAGAACCAGCGCATGATGTTCCTGGAATACTTGGTGAAGCCGGCCGCCACCCCGGTCGAGAAGGTCTCCATGGTGCAGGACTACGGCGTCCTGCGGAACACCGCGGTCGGCCCGATCAGTTCGACCGGCAACCCCCTCGACGTGGCGCTCCAGGGCGACGGCTACCTGACCGTCGAGACGCGCGACGGCCAGCGGTTCACCCGCAACGGCCGCCTGCAGCTCGACCTGGACCGCCAGATCGTCGACACCAACGGCCTGCCCGTGCTGAACGAGCAGGACCTGCCGATGACGGTCCCGCAGAATTCCGGCCCGGTCACCATCACGGCGGACGGCACCGTCTCGTCCGACCAGGGCCAGATCGGCCGCATCAAGCTGGTCCGCTTCGAGCGCGAGCAGTTCATGACCGAGCTGGGCGGCGGGATCTTCACCACCGACGAGCCGCCGCTGCCGGCCCCCGAGACCAAGGTCGTGCAGGGCGCGGTCGAGGAATCCAACGTCCAGTCCGTCGTCGAGATGACCCAGATGATCGAGATCTCGCGCCAGTACGCGGTCAACCAGAAAATGATCGAAGCCGAGCACGAACGGCAGCGCAACGCCATCACCAAGCTGTCCCGGCTGAGCTGA
- the flgG gene encoding flagellar basal-body rod protein FlgG, translating to MRSLSIGTTGMLAQQLNVETISNNIANMTTTGFKRQRAEFQDLLYQNQRRVGSTSSDAGTIVPSGVQIGAGVKAAAVYRINEQGNLSVTDNALDLAVNGQGYFQITLPDGDTAYTRAGSFQINAEGTVVTADGYTVQPGIVVPADAVDITVNGSGEVQVKLDGQIQPQVVGQIQLAVFPNEAGLEAIGSNLLLATPASGDAVPGNPSAPGYGRLVQGALETSNVNIVAEITNLITAQRAYEMNSKVISTTDQMMNTTSQLR from the coding sequence ATGCGTAGCTTGAGCATCGGCACCACCGGCATGCTGGCCCAGCAGCTGAACGTCGAGACGATCTCGAACAACATCGCGAACATGACGACGACCGGGTTCAAGCGCCAGCGCGCCGAGTTCCAGGACCTGCTGTACCAGAACCAGCGCCGGGTCGGCTCGACCTCGTCGGACGCCGGCACGATCGTCCCCTCGGGCGTCCAGATCGGCGCGGGCGTCAAGGCCGCCGCCGTCTACCGGATCAACGAGCAGGGCAACCTGTCGGTGACCGACAACGCGCTGGACCTGGCGGTGAACGGCCAGGGCTATTTCCAGATCACCCTGCCCGACGGCGACACCGCCTATACCCGCGCCGGCTCTTTCCAGATCAACGCCGAGGGCACCGTGGTGACGGCGGACGGCTACACGGTGCAGCCGGGCATCGTCGTCCCGGCCGACGCGGTGGACATCACCGTCAACGGCAGCGGCGAGGTCCAGGTCAAGCTGGACGGCCAGATCCAGCCCCAGGTGGTCGGCCAGATCCAGCTCGCCGTGTTCCCCAACGAGGCCGGCCTGGAAGCGATCGGCAGCAACCTGCTGCTGGCGACCCCGGCGTCGGGCGACGCCGTCCCCGGCAACCCCTCGGCCCCCGGCTACGGCCGGCTGGTCCAGGGCGCGCTGGAGACCAGCAACGTCAACATCGTGGCCGAGATCACCAACCTGATCACCGCGCAGCGCGCCTACGAGATGAACTCGAAGGTGATCAGCACGACCGACCAGATGATGAACACCACCAGCCAGCTGCGCTGA
- the flgA gene encoding flagellar basal body P-ring formation chaperone FlgA: MNKLSLIALSASLTAALAVASFAADAATLRTDGTIDGDTVHLGDLFDDVGDKAGQPVGRAPAPGRRATYDAGFLVRLASYHQLDWRPASQFDRVVVTRGSTIVDAERVRDAVAQELAGRSEADRLDVDLDNKLLELHLPSGQAATLKLESVTYDQIQGRFSAVVVAPAEGPEQGRTAISGRAAAIVEVPVLTRRIKPGEVITASDIGYTEVRMNRIGAELLRDADELVGQTPRRQIAANTPVRARDLQQPQVVAKGALVTMVLQHKSMTLTAQGKALEGGADGAVIRVVNTMSNRTVEAVVVGPNQVSVARPGATVLN; this comes from the coding sequence ATGAACAAGCTCTCCCTGATCGCCCTGTCCGCCTCCCTCACCGCGGCGCTCGCCGTCGCCTCCTTCGCCGCCGACGCCGCGACCCTGCGGACCGACGGCACCATCGACGGCGACACCGTCCACCTGGGCGACCTGTTCGACGACGTCGGCGACAAGGCCGGGCAGCCGGTCGGCCGCGCCCCGGCGCCGGGCCGCCGCGCGACCTACGACGCCGGCTTCCTGGTCCGGCTCGCCTCCTACCACCAGCTGGACTGGCGCCCGGCCAGCCAGTTCGACCGGGTGGTCGTGACCCGCGGCAGCACGATCGTCGATGCCGAGCGGGTCCGCGACGCGGTGGCGCAGGAGCTGGCCGGCCGGTCGGAAGCCGACCGTCTGGACGTCGACCTGGACAACAAGCTGCTGGAGCTGCATCTGCCGAGCGGCCAGGCTGCGACGCTGAAGCTCGAATCCGTGACCTACGACCAGATCCAGGGCCGCTTCAGCGCGGTCGTGGTGGCACCCGCCGAAGGGCCGGAACAGGGCCGCACCGCCATCTCCGGCCGCGCCGCCGCCATCGTCGAGGTCCCGGTGCTGACCCGCCGGATCAAGCCGGGCGAAGTCATCACGGCTTCCGATATCGGCTACACCGAGGTGCGGATGAACCGGATCGGCGCCGAACTGCTCCGCGACGCCGACGAGCTGGTCGGCCAGACCCCGCGCCGCCAGATCGCCGCCAACACGCCGGTCCGTGCCCGCGACCTGCAGCAGCCGCAGGTCGTTGCCAAGGGCGCGCTGGTCACCATGGTGCTGCAGCACAAGTCGATGACGCTGACCGCACAGGGCAAGGCGCTGGAAGGCGGCGCCGACGGGGCGGTGATCCGCGTCGTCAACACCATGAGCAACCGCACCGTCGAGGCGGTCGTGGTCGGCCCCAACCAGGTCTCCGTCGCCCGGCCCGGCGCCACCGTCCTGAACTGA
- the flgH gene encoding flagellar basal body L-ring protein FlgH, which produces MPSLARIALIAAAAASLSACNATSRLSEVGSAPALTQIENPNRAPGFVPVSLPMPAPQTGVREANSLWRSGARAFFKDQRASRVGDILTVTININDQAQMNNQTTRTRANSENAGMPEIFGFDLNKVLPGTSAAKALLEGKLEGNSTQYEPGGRENLLGLSSDTSNKGTGQINRRETITLQVAALITDVLPNGNLVLQGRQEVRVNFEVRELLLAGVIRPEDISSANSISYEKIAEARISYGGRGQITDVQQPRYGQQIFDIIMPF; this is translated from the coding sequence ATGCCGTCCCTCGCCCGCATCGCCCTGATCGCCGCCGCCGCCGCTTCGCTCTCCGCCTGCAACGCCACCAGCCGCCTGTCCGAAGTGGGCAGCGCGCCGGCCCTGACGCAGATCGAGAACCCGAACCGCGCCCCCGGCTTCGTCCCGGTCAGCCTGCCGATGCCGGCGCCGCAGACCGGGGTGCGGGAGGCCAACTCGCTGTGGCGCTCGGGTGCCAGGGCCTTCTTCAAGGACCAGCGGGCGAGCCGGGTCGGCGACATCCTGACCGTGACGATCAACATCAACGATCAGGCCCAGATGAACAACCAGACCACCCGGACCCGGGCCAACAGCGAGAACGCCGGCATGCCGGAGATCTTCGGCTTCGACCTGAACAAGGTCCTGCCCGGGACCAGCGCCGCCAAGGCGCTGCTGGAAGGCAAGCTTGAGGGCAACTCGACCCAGTACGAGCCGGGCGGACGCGAGAACCTGCTGGGCCTGAGCAGCGACACCAGCAACAAGGGCACCGGCCAGATCAACCGCCGGGAGACGATCACCCTCCAGGTCGCGGCGCTGATCACCGACGTGCTGCCCAACGGCAACCTGGTGCTCCAGGGCCGCCAGGAGGTCCGGGTGAACTTCGAGGTCCGCGAACTGCTGCTGGCCGGCGTGATCCGGCCGGAGGACATCAGCTCCGCCAACTCGATCAGCTACGAGAAGATCGCCGAAGCCCGCATCTCCTACGGCGGCCGCGGCCAGATCACCGACGTCCAGCAGCCCCGCTACGGCCAGCAGATCTTCGACATCATCATGCCGTTCTGA